From one Lycium barbarum isolate Lr01 chromosome 6, ASM1917538v2, whole genome shotgun sequence genomic stretch:
- the LOC132600406 gene encoding GATA transcription factor 11-like produces the protein MTMVENRNYIDGIPTIVDEDFDELFDFLDFPLESLEDDGLGVEWDASESKFLGPIPTDALMAFPPMPQGNIGNGRVNAVANSHPPIKFTEAQGTGTFQTQSPVSVLESSNSSSGGKSIPVRPRSKRARPSAVNPWILMAPISSTRIASKKISDARKGKEKKRRISLLSSAEESMKNSVQQSGFVKKCTHCEVTKTPQWREGPLGPKTLCNACGVRYRSGRLFPEYRPAASPTFVPTVHSNSHRKVVEMRKKSLYGAAEVEEPYEVMMGRKREILPEPIVIEGPPMSPAPEFVPMSSYLFDVY, from the exons ATGACTATGGTTGAAAATCGAAATTATATTGATGGAATTCCGACTATTGTTGATGAAGACTTCGATGAATTATTCGATTTTTTGGATTTTCCATTGGAAAGTTTGGAAGATGATGGACTAGGTGTAGAATGGGATGCTAGTGAATCCAAGTTTCTTGGACCGATTCCTACCGATGCTCTTATGGCTTTTCCGCCCATGCCTCAAGGCAACATTGGTAACGGTCGGGTGAATGCAGTGGCAAATTCTCATCCTCCT ATCAAATTTACCGAGGCCCAGGGGACTggtactttccagacacagagcCCAGTTTCAGTTCTTGAAAGCAGCAATTCCAGCTCTGGTGGAAAGAGTATTCCCGTTCGTCCTCGTTCCAAGCGTGCGCGACCTTCAGCTGTTAATCCTTGGATTTTGATGGCTCCCATATCTTCTACAAGAATTGCATCCAAGAAGATTTCCGATGCCAGAAAGGGTAAAGAGAAGAAGCGAAGAATTTCACTCCTATCAAGTGCCGAGGAATCCATGAAAAACTCTGTTCAGCAGTCTGGTTTTGTCAAAAAATGCACACATTGTGAAGTCACAAAGACACCTCAGTGGAGAGAGGGACCACTTGGGCCAAAGACACTATGCAATGCTTGTGGGGTCCGCTACCGTTCAGGGCGTCTATTCCCGGAATATCGACCGGCTGCTAGTCCTACGTTTGTTCCAACTGTGCACTCAAACTCTCACAGGAAAGTCGTAGAGATGAGAAAAAAATCTCTGTATGGAGCAGCTGAAGTTGAAGAACCTTACGAGGTGATGATGGGAAGAAAGAGAGAAATTTTGCCAGAACCAATTGTTATCGAAGGCCCTCCAATGTCACCGGCGCCAGAGTTTGTTCCTATGAGTAGTTATTTATTTGATGTATACTGA